One part of the Glycine soja cultivar W05 chromosome 11, ASM419377v2, whole genome shotgun sequence genome encodes these proteins:
- the LOC114373644 gene encoding vesicle-associated protein 4-2-like — MRPPGGILAPGESIIATVFKFIEHPLNNEKPQKTGVKFKITSLKVKGPIDYVPEMFDELKDQVTVEQILQVVFLDPERSCPALEKLKLQLAEADAAVVEARKRAPEDAGPKILGEGLVIDEWKERRERYLAKQQGEVVVDSI; from the exons ATGCGACCTCCTGGGGGAATTCTAGCACCTGGCGAGAGTATAATTGCAactg TGTTCAAGTTTATAGAGCATCCACTGAATAATGAAAAGCCACAAAAAACTGGAGTCAAATTTAAAATCACGAGCTTGAAGGTCAAAGGACCAATTGATTATGTCCCTGAAATG TTTGATGAGCTGAAGGATCAAGTAACAGTGGAGCAGATTTTGCAGGTTGTTTTTCTGGATCCAGAGCGTAGCTGTCCT GCTTTGGAAAAACTGAAGCTTCAGCTGGCTGAGGCTGATGCTGCTGTTGTTGAGGCACGTAAGAGAGCCCCAGAAGATGCAGGTCCTAAGATTCTCGGCGAAGGGCTTGTCATAGATGAATGG AAAGAGAGGAGGGAAAGATACCTGGCCAAGCAGCAGGGTGAAGTAGTAGTGGACTCTATATAG
- the LOC114373642 gene encoding uncharacterized protein LOC114373642, with the protein MGDEQPSTTAVSGLRRVITLISSLISLSLSIRVFAGKWQLIRSRLEELHSALVAGDATSLSGELPAITGTAEECHELARRCLDLSYSGKLLMQSDLDVTLGKLEAHVKKLSEIFKKNVSMHGYAVVVSRPGFGACKDDMRFYLRDLLTRMKVGDLGMKKQALVNLHEVVVEDEKYVKLVAEVSEFVHVLVDFLGCNEVEVVEEAAKVVSLVAGFDSHKGVLVSAGVIAPLIRVLECGSEVGKVGAARCLQRLTENSDNAWCVSAHGGVTALLRICESVECKGELVGPACGVLRNLCGVEEIKRFMVEEGVVSTFVRLVRSKDETVQVSSIELIKNIASDDDLVRQMVVKEGGVRVLLRVLDPKWTCSSKIREVVMRAIENLCFSSPSCVSVLLSYGFVDQLMYYVRNGEALVQELALKVAFRFCETSEEAKKALGDAGFMAELVKFLNAKSFEVREMAAEALSGMVMVAKNRKRFVQDDQNIALLLQLLDPGEGNSGNKKLLISILMSLTSCNSGRKKIVSSGYAKNIERLAEAEVSSDAKRLVRKLSTNRFRSMLNGIWHS; encoded by the coding sequence ATGGGTGACGAACAACCGTCGACCACCGCCGTCTCCGGTCTCCGTCGAGTCATCACGCTCATCTCTTCCTTgatctccctctccctctcgaTCAGAGTCTTCGCCGGAAAGTGGCAACTTATCCGGAGCAGGCTGGAGGAACTCCACTCGGCCCTCGTCGCCGGAGATGCCACGTCACTCTCCGGCGAGCTCCCGGCGATAACGGGCACGGCGGAGGAGTGCCACGAGCTGGCGCGGCGGTGCTTGGATCTGTCCTACAGCGGAAAGCTTCTTATGCAGAGCGACTTGGACGTGACATTGGGAAAGTTGGAAGCTCACGTCAAGAAGCTATCTGAGATATTCAAGAAGAATGTGTCGATGCATGGCTATGCCGTTGTGGTTTCAAGGCCTGGCTTTGGAGCTTGCAAAGATGACATGAGGTTCTACTTAAGGGACTTATTGACTCGAATGAAGGTTGGTGATTTGGGTATGAAGAAGCAGGCTTTGGTGAACTTGCATGAGGTGGTTGTGGAGGATGAAAAGTATGTGAAGTTGGTTGCTGAGGTTTCTGAGTTTGTTCACGTGTTGGTGGATTTTCTAGGTTGCAATGAGGTTGAGGTTGTGGAGGAGGCTGCCAAGGTTGTTTCTTTGGTTGCCGGGTTTGATTCTCATAAAGGGGTTTTGGTCAGTGCTGGGGTTATTGCCCCTTTGATTCGGGTTTTGGAATGTGGGAGTGAGGTAGGGAAGGTTGGTGCTGCGAGGTGTTTGCAAAGGTTGACCGAGAATTCGGATAATGCGTGGTGTGTTTCGGCTCATGGGGGTGTCACTGCTTTGTTGAGGATTTGTGAGAGTGTGGAGTGTAAAGGGGAATTGGTTGGTCCTGCTTGTGGGGTGTTGAGGAATCTCTGTGGTGTTGAGGAAATCAAGAGGTTTATGGTTGAGGAGGGTGTGGTTTCCACTTTTGTGAGGCTTGTGAGGTCTAAGGATGAAACAGTTCAGGTGAGTTCTATTGAGTTGATTAAGAACATTGCCTCTGATGATGATTTGGTTAGGCAGATGGTGGTTAAAGAAGGAGGGGTTCGTGTTCTTTTGCGTGTTTTGGATCCTAAGTGGACTTGTTCGTCCAAAATAAGAGAGGTTGTGATGAGGGCTATTGAGAATTTGTGTTTTTCTTCGCCTAGTTGTGTTAGTGTTTTGCTGAGTTATGGTTTTGTGGATCAATTGATGTATTATGTGAGAAATGGGGAGGCTTTGGTTCAGGAGTTGGCGCTGAAGGTGGCGTTTAGATTCTGCGAAACATCGGAGGAGGCTAAGAAGGCGTTGGGCGATGCCGGCTTCATGGCTGAGCTTGTGAAGTTTCTGAATGCCAAATCATTTGAAGTTAGAGAAATGGCAGCAGAGGCACTCTCTGGAATGGTTATGGTGGCAAAAAATAGGAAGAGGTTTGTGCAGGATGACCAAAACATTGCTCTTCTTCTGCAATTGCTGGATCCAGGGGAGGGCAATTCAGGTAACAAAAAGTTGTTGATCTCTATCTTGATGTCACTAACAAGTTGCAACAGTGGGAGGAAAAAAATTGTGAGTTCCGGGTATGCCAAAAACATAGAGAGGCTTGCAGAAGCTGAGGTTTCTTCTGATGCCAAGAGGCTTGTGAGGAAGCTATCCACAAACCGGTTCCGCAGTATGTTGAATGGAATCTGGCACTCTTGA
- the LOC114373641 gene encoding external alternative NAD(P)H-ubiquinone oxidoreductase B2, mitochondrial-like isoform X1: MSSITFFHRLSSAFRDNQSHLKLVLLCTAVSGGGLWAYGESVAPEEAVTEKKKVVVLGTGWAATSFMKNLNNPKYEIQVVSPRNYFAFTPLLPSVTCGTVEARSIVEPVRNIFKQKKVDVQFSEAECFKIDAENRKVYCRSSVNNNLDGKEEFVVDYDYLIVAVGANVNTFNTPGVTENCHFLKEVEDAQKIRRTVIDCFERANLPDVSEDEKKRILHFAIVGGGPTGVEFAASLHDFVNEDLVRLYPGIKDLVKITLLEAGNHILGMFDKRITAFAEDKFRRDGIDVKTGSMVVKVSEKEISTKELKNGEIKTIPYGMAVWSTGIGTRPFIKDFMAQIGQASRRALATDEWLRVEGCNNVYALGDCATINQRKVMEDIVAIFKKADKDNSGTLTVIQFQEVMKDICERYPQVELYLKNKQMGNIADLLKEAKGDDKKESIELNIEELKTALSKVDSQMKFLPATAQVASQQGTYLAKCFNRMEECEKNPEGPLRFRGEGHHRFKPFRYKHLGQFAPLGGEQTAAQLPGDWVSIGHSSQWLWYSVYASKQVSWRTRALVVSDWTRRFIFGRDSSSI; the protein is encoded by the exons ATGTCGAGTATCACTTTCTTCCACCGTCTCTCTAGTGCTTTCCGTGACAACCAGTCGCATCTTAAGCTTGTACTGCTCTGCACCGCCGTAAG TGGTGGTGGCCTTTGGGCTTATGGTGAGAGTGTTGCACCTGAAGAGGCAGTtacggagaagaagaaggtggtGGTGCTGGGAACTGGTTGGGCGGCCACAAGttttatgaagaatttgaaCAATCCAAAATATGAGATTCAAGTAGTTTCGCCTCGTAATTACTTTGCATTCACCCCTTTGCTGCCTAGCGTTACGTGCGGGACAGTCGAAGCGCGCAGCATTGTTGAACCAGTTCGCAATATTTTTAAG cAGAAAAAGGTGGACGTACAATTCAGTGAAGCAGAATGTTTCAAGATTGATGCAGAAAATAGGAAAGTTTACTGTCGATCTAGTGTGAACAATAATTTGGATGGGAAAGAAGAATTTGTTGTGGATTATGACTACCTAATAGTGGCGGTGGGCGCTAATGTCAATACGTTTAATACTCCAGGAGTGACGGAGAATTGCCATTTTTTGAAG GAAGTTGAAGATGCTCAAAAGATTAGAAGAACAGTTATTGACtgctttgaaagagcaaatttGCCTGATGTTAGTGAAGATGAGAAGAAGAGAATTCTTCATTTTGCTATTGTTGGAGGTGGACCTACTGGAGTGGAGTTTGCAGCCTCACTTCATGATTTTGTCAATGAGGATTTGGTCCGTTTATATCCTGGAATTAAAGATTTAGTTAAAATTACACTTTTGGAGGCGGGCAATCATATCTTGGGCAT GTTTGACAAGAGAATCACTGCTTTTGCTGAAGACAAGTTTCGAAGAGATGGGATTGATGTGAAAACAGGATCCATGGTTGTTAAGGTATCTGAGAAAGAAATTTCCACTAAAGAACTGAAAAATGGAGAGATTAAGACAATTCCGTATGGAATGGCTGTCTGGTCAACTGGTATTGGCACTCGTCCATTTATTAAAGATTTTATGGCACAAATTGGTCAG GCTAGCAGGCGTGCCCTAGCTACAGACGAATGGTTGAGAGTTGAGGGGTGCAACAATGTCTACGCGCTCGGTGACTGTGCCACAATAAACCAGCGAAAAGTCATG gAAGATATTGTGGCGATCTTTAAGAAGGCTGACAAAGACAATTCTGGAACACTTACGGTCATACAATTTCAAGAGGTCATGAAAGATATCTGTGAAAGATACCCTCAGGTTGAGCTATATCTGAAGAATAAACAGATGGGCAACATTGCTGATTTATTGAAGGAAGCCAAGGGAgatgataaaaaagaatcaattgAGCTGAATATTGAAGAACTCAAAACTGCACTTTCCAAAGTGGATTCTCAAATGAAATTTCTTCCTGCTACAGCCCAG GTTGCATCTCAGCAAGGCACTTACCTGGCCAAGTGTTTTAACCGGATGGAAGAGTGTGAAAAAAATCCAGAGGGTCCTCTCAGGTTCAGGGGAGAAGGTCACCATCGGTTCAAACCCTTTAG GTACAAGCATTTAGGTCAATTTGCTCCTTTGGGAGGAGAGCAGACAGCTGCCCAGCTTCCTGGAGATTGGGTTTCAATTGGCCATAGCAGTCAATGGCTGTGGTATTCTGTCTATGCAAG TAAGCAAGTAAGCTGGCGTACAAGAGCGTTAGTAGTTTCAGACTGGACAAGACGTTTTATTTTTGGAAGGGACTCAAGTAGCATCTGA
- the LOC114373641 gene encoding external alternative NAD(P)H-ubiquinone oxidoreductase B2, mitochondrial-like isoform X2 produces the protein MSSITFFHRLSSAFRDNQSHLKLVLLCTAVSGGGLWAYGESVAPEEAVTEKKKVVVLGTGWAATSFMKNLNNPKYEIQVVSPRNYFAFTPLLPSVTCGTVEARSIVEPVRNIFKKKVDVQFSEAECFKIDAENRKVYCRSSVNNNLDGKEEFVVDYDYLIVAVGANVNTFNTPGVTENCHFLKEVEDAQKIRRTVIDCFERANLPDVSEDEKKRILHFAIVGGGPTGVEFAASLHDFVNEDLVRLYPGIKDLVKITLLEAGNHILGMFDKRITAFAEDKFRRDGIDVKTGSMVVKVSEKEISTKELKNGEIKTIPYGMAVWSTGIGTRPFIKDFMAQIGQASRRALATDEWLRVEGCNNVYALGDCATINQRKVMEDIVAIFKKADKDNSGTLTVIQFQEVMKDICERYPQVELYLKNKQMGNIADLLKEAKGDDKKESIELNIEELKTALSKVDSQMKFLPATAQVASQQGTYLAKCFNRMEECEKNPEGPLRFRGEGHHRFKPFRYKHLGQFAPLGGEQTAAQLPGDWVSIGHSSQWLWYSVYASKQVSWRTRALVVSDWTRRFIFGRDSSSI, from the exons ATGTCGAGTATCACTTTCTTCCACCGTCTCTCTAGTGCTTTCCGTGACAACCAGTCGCATCTTAAGCTTGTACTGCTCTGCACCGCCGTAAG TGGTGGTGGCCTTTGGGCTTATGGTGAGAGTGTTGCACCTGAAGAGGCAGTtacggagaagaagaaggtggtGGTGCTGGGAACTGGTTGGGCGGCCACAAGttttatgaagaatttgaaCAATCCAAAATATGAGATTCAAGTAGTTTCGCCTCGTAATTACTTTGCATTCACCCCTTTGCTGCCTAGCGTTACGTGCGGGACAGTCGAAGCGCGCAGCATTGTTGAACCAGTTCGCAATATTTTTAAG AAAAAGGTGGACGTACAATTCAGTGAAGCAGAATGTTTCAAGATTGATGCAGAAAATAGGAAAGTTTACTGTCGATCTAGTGTGAACAATAATTTGGATGGGAAAGAAGAATTTGTTGTGGATTATGACTACCTAATAGTGGCGGTGGGCGCTAATGTCAATACGTTTAATACTCCAGGAGTGACGGAGAATTGCCATTTTTTGAAG GAAGTTGAAGATGCTCAAAAGATTAGAAGAACAGTTATTGACtgctttgaaagagcaaatttGCCTGATGTTAGTGAAGATGAGAAGAAGAGAATTCTTCATTTTGCTATTGTTGGAGGTGGACCTACTGGAGTGGAGTTTGCAGCCTCACTTCATGATTTTGTCAATGAGGATTTGGTCCGTTTATATCCTGGAATTAAAGATTTAGTTAAAATTACACTTTTGGAGGCGGGCAATCATATCTTGGGCAT GTTTGACAAGAGAATCACTGCTTTTGCTGAAGACAAGTTTCGAAGAGATGGGATTGATGTGAAAACAGGATCCATGGTTGTTAAGGTATCTGAGAAAGAAATTTCCACTAAAGAACTGAAAAATGGAGAGATTAAGACAATTCCGTATGGAATGGCTGTCTGGTCAACTGGTATTGGCACTCGTCCATTTATTAAAGATTTTATGGCACAAATTGGTCAG GCTAGCAGGCGTGCCCTAGCTACAGACGAATGGTTGAGAGTTGAGGGGTGCAACAATGTCTACGCGCTCGGTGACTGTGCCACAATAAACCAGCGAAAAGTCATG gAAGATATTGTGGCGATCTTTAAGAAGGCTGACAAAGACAATTCTGGAACACTTACGGTCATACAATTTCAAGAGGTCATGAAAGATATCTGTGAAAGATACCCTCAGGTTGAGCTATATCTGAAGAATAAACAGATGGGCAACATTGCTGATTTATTGAAGGAAGCCAAGGGAgatgataaaaaagaatcaattgAGCTGAATATTGAAGAACTCAAAACTGCACTTTCCAAAGTGGATTCTCAAATGAAATTTCTTCCTGCTACAGCCCAG GTTGCATCTCAGCAAGGCACTTACCTGGCCAAGTGTTTTAACCGGATGGAAGAGTGTGAAAAAAATCCAGAGGGTCCTCTCAGGTTCAGGGGAGAAGGTCACCATCGGTTCAAACCCTTTAG GTACAAGCATTTAGGTCAATTTGCTCCTTTGGGAGGAGAGCAGACAGCTGCCCAGCTTCCTGGAGATTGGGTTTCAATTGGCCATAGCAGTCAATGGCTGTGGTATTCTGTCTATGCAAG TAAGCAAGTAAGCTGGCGTACAAGAGCGTTAGTAGTTTCAGACTGGACAAGACGTTTTATTTTTGGAAGGGACTCAAGTAGCATCTGA
- the LOC114377573 gene encoding uncharacterized protein LOC114377573 produces MISLRPYNTCLETTTFLFNPSKLGISRQTQTCMIAQRKATPRRIEVKCSGAENKGERTFLTLEEAGLVEISGLSTHERFLCRLTISSLNLLRVISEQEGCPIEELNAAKICDWFLKDKLKREQNLGSAVLQWDDNSDYKF; encoded by the exons ATGATTTCACTACGACCCTATAACACATGTCTTGAAACAACAACGTTTCTCTTCAACCCTTCAAAGCTTGGAATCTCTAGACAAACCCAAACATGCATGATAGCACAAAGGAAAGCAACACCACGTAGAATAGAAGTCAAATGCAGTGGTGCAGAAAATAAGGGTGAGAGAACGTTTTTGACACTGGAGGAAGCTGGTTTGGTTGAGATATCAGGCTTGAGCACACATGAACGCTTTCTATGCCGTTTAACG ATATCGTCGTTGAACTTGCTAAGAGTGATATCGGAGCAAGAAGGGTGTCCAATTGAGGAGCTCAATGCTGCCAAGATATGTGATTGGTTCCTCAAAGATAAGCTCAAAAGAGAACAGAACTTAGGCTCTGCGGTTCTTCAATGGGATGATAATTCCgactacaaattttaa